GGCACATCGTGGAGCACGCGTTGGTGTACGCGGGGACCCGGGCCAGCGTGTTGCGCACACGGGCGGGCCGCGCTTCCTGATCAAGCCGTGGTGTTGGAAGCAGGCACGCGAGCAGCGTCTGCGTGCCTGCCCGCCTGCTCCATGGCGTGCGTGCGGGGCCTCACGGTGCGCACGGTGCCTTGGATGCTCCTCAGGAATACGGGAATGCCTTCGGGCGTGGATTGTCCGTGGGTGTTGGCAGCGGCCGGGATGCGCCTCTAATCTGGCGACCCCCGATGAAAACGCTGCACAAGCCGCTGCAGATCACCGTCTACCAGGATGTGCTGTGCTCCTGGTGCTACCTCGCCGACCAACGGTTGGAGGTGCTTCGCCAGGAGTTTGGCGACGCCGTCCGCTGGAGCGTGCGTCCCTACCCCTTGCGTCTGCACGACGTCCTGCCCACGGAGCGCGAAGTGCGCGGGCTGGTGGAAGAGGTGAAGCGCGCGCAGCGCGAACCCGACCCCACGGCCTCGCTGCTCTCCACGGACCTGTGGCTCGGCGGTGATCCGCCGCGCTCCAGCGTGCCGGCGCTGGCGGCACTGGAAGCAGCGCGGTTGCAGGGGCCGCAGGCGCGGGCCTTCCTCGCGCGGTCCATGCAGCGCGCCGCGCTGGAGCAGGGCGTCAACGTGTCGCGCTCGGATGTGGTGTTCGAGCTGGCGTCGCGCGTGGGCCTGTCCATGAACCAGTTCTCCGCGGCCTTCCGTTCGGAAGAGACGCGCCGGCTCATCTACGACGAGCACCGGCTGGCCGGCAGCCGCGGCGTGCGCGGCGTGCCCACGCTGGTGATTGGCGGCCGGTGGATGCTGTGCGGCCTGCGCGAATCGTCCGAGTACCGCGAGCACATCCTCGCGTGCCTGGGCAAGGTCGCCGTGCCCCGCTCGGGCTCCTCCGAGCGGCTGGTGCACTGAAGTCCCCCTCGCGCGCCTTCGCTCTCCGTTACGCGAAGGCGCGCCTGTCTCCCGCGGCTTTCAGCCCGGGAAGGACTCCGCGGCGGCGTCCCTGGGGAGGCGCACGGACAGGTACATCCCCGCGATGAGCAGCTGGGCCAGGGCCATGCCGGGGATGAAGCCCACGCAGCACGCGAAGACTCCCGCCACCATGGCGAGCCCCGCCATGAGGCTCACGCCGAGCATGGACAGCCGCTGCCCCCGCGCCGCCACCCAGCTGCGGCGCAGCACCTCCCAGGGAGAGGGCGGCGCGTCGTCGTACGCGAGCTCCGGCTGGACCAGGTACAGCGGCAGCACCAGGTAGGTGATGGGCACCACCAGCACCGCGAACCCCAGCCCCATCAGGCCAAAGAAGGGCACCAGCGCGTTCCAGAACTCGTCCGATGAGGAGTTCAGGTCCACGCCGCTCAGCAGGCCCGTGCCCACGAGCGCGAGGATGCCCAGGAAGAGGAGGAGGACCACCGGCACGAGGACGATGACGAAGAGCAGGAGCATCGTCAGCGCGTAGGGCACCGCCTTGTGCATCTGGCTGAAGAGGCGCGCCACGTCCACGCGGCCTCCGTGCAGCACGTCGAAGCACACGCGCATGAGCCCCAGCTGCACCAGCCCCTGCACCAGCTGCTGCGCCACGAGCCCCAGCAGGGCCAGCACCCCGGCGATGGCGACGCTGTCCAGCGCCGCGCCAATGCCCGTGGCCACGTTGAAGAGCAGGTTCGCGCCGAGGGTCACGCCCAGGGTGATCAACACCGCGAGCGACAGCATGCCCCACTCGCGCTGGAACGCCGCCCAGCACACGTCCCACAGCGCGTTGAAGTTCCACGTCTCCCGGTTCAGCGGGAACGTGGCGCCGGAGCGCTCCCGGCACGTGGGGCAGCGCGGCGACGCGCCGTCCTGGCTGCACGTGTCGCACATGAAGTTGCCACAGCGCTCGCAGGTGCCCGTGGCCTCCCGCCCCGGGTGCAGCGCGCAGGACGCCCCCATCGCGCGTCCGAAATCCACATCCGACATCCGCATGCCTCCCAAGGCGCGGCGCCCCAGGGCCGCGACCGGGGTGTCATATCAGGCGGGCCCCTCCCCTTCCCGGCGGGCGGGCGCCCCGGGTGAATTTCCGGAGCGGCCGGCCGTCATGGGGGCAGAGGTTGCGAAGCGGGACGCTTTGAGGGTCCACTTCCGCGACAGGAGACTCTTCATGAACCGCTTGCTCGCCCTGGTCGTCCCCGTGGCCCTGCTGATGGGGACGGGCTGTGTCGTCGAGGCCCACTCGCACCGCCCCGTCCGCCGCGTGGCCTACGTCGCCCCCGCGCCCGTGGCGGAGTACCGGTTCGCCGGCGCGCACCCCGTCCCCGACGACTACGGCGGCGGCTGGTGCCCGGAGGACTACGCCCACGTCCACGACTACCAGCCGCCCCAGGCGTCCTACGTCTACACGGACGACGTCTACTACTACCGGGGCCCGACGGTGGTCTGGTACTGGGACTACCACCCCATCGCCAGCGGCGGGTACTGCAACCTCCACGGCCGCCACCAGCACGACTACTACCCGCGCGGCTCCTGGGGCGCGGGCTACACCTACGACCGCGGCAGCCGGGGCTACCGCTGGAGCAACAGCCACTCGGCCTCCGCGGTCCCTGGCGGCCGCAACAACATCGCCCCCTCGCGGCCCGCGCCCGCTCCGGCCCCCGTCAACCAGGGCCGCAACCCGCCCCCCGGCGGCAACGGCACCGGCGCCCGGCCTCCCAGCGGCTCCGGCTGGGGCCGCGGCAACAACGTCGCGCCCTCCAACAACTCGCGGGACAACGACCGGGACAATGACCGTGGCAGCGGCGGCTGGGACACCCCGGCCAGCAAGAGCCGCGACGACGACAAGGACAACAACCGCGGCAACAGCAACAGCGGCAACAGCGGCCGGAGCAGCGGCGGCTGGAGCACCCCTCCCAGCGGCAACAGCGGCGGCGGCAGCAGCGGCAGTGGCCGGAGCAGCGGCGGTAGCAGTGGGAGCAGCAGCGGCAACGGCGGCTGGAACACCGGCAAGAGCTCCGGCTCCTCCGGCTCCTCCGGCAGGAGCGGGTCGGGCTGGTAGCCGCTCCGCTTCCTCCTCCCTCGTTTGACCCGCGGCACCGGGCGACCGCCCTTCCGTTTCCAGCGGAAGGCAGGCTCCCGGTGCCGACGTGTTTTCAACACCCGGAGGGCCCGGTGTCCGGGGCATCCGGCCCGCGGGCGCGGCGGTGCGTCGTGAAGGGGACGGACGACACCGGGGGACGGATTGCGTGCCCTCCCCGCCGTGAAGATGTTGCCGCCCGATGAAACACTACATTCGGGCGGCGGGTGGTGCCGTGCTCGGGCTGTTGGCGATGGCCTGTGGCGACGGCGGCTTCACACCGGACCCCGGCGTGCGGACCGAGGACGCCGAGGCGGTGGACCTGGAAAACCTTCGCATCCTCGTGAGCGGCGAGGCGCGCGTGTTCCCGGAGGCAGCGGGCATGGCCGCGGCACCGGCGTCGCTCACCGGGATGGCGCTCACCGTGGAGGAGCCGCTGCGCGTGGCCGTCAACGACGCGGCCGCCACCTTCGCCACCGGCGAGGTGTCCGAGGACGGCGCCTTCCGCATCACCGGCGTGCCCGTGCGCGACGTGCACCAGGGGCTCGCGGTGGGGCTCGTGCACGAAGGCCTCGTGCGCAGCACCACGCTCGTCTACGACACCGCCTTCACCGGCACCCGTCCGCGCACGGACATCATCGACGCGCGGGCGTGGGCCCTGCCCACCGCGTTCGTGGATCAGCTGGGCGCCGCCGTGGGTGCGCCGCGCCTCCAGGGCCACACCGGGGACCCGGCGGCCACCCTGGCCTCCGCGGGCTTCGTGCTGGGGCGCGTGGTGGACGTGAACGGCCAGCCCGTGAGCGGCGCGCGCGTGGCGCTGAACCGCGCGGAGCTGGGGGACCGCGTCTACTACCCGTCCGGTGACCTGACGTCCGTGGACACCGCGGGCACCGCGGGCCACGGGCTGTTCCTCTTCGTGCACTCGGGCGCCGGAGTGTCCTCGTTCCAGCTGTCCGTGGAGGGCACCGACACCTACGTGCCACGCAACATCGACGTGGGCCCGGGGCTGGGCGTCGTCCTCACCGTCTATCCAGGCCGCTACGCACCCTGACCCAACCCTGGACAGGTCTGACATCCCGGCCTAGGACGGACATCCTCCCAACCCCGGCGTCCCATTGCCGGGGGGGCCCCTGATACGTGATGTTGTGGCAGGATGCAGGGCTGGCGTTCCGGGGGGACGCGGATGATGAGCGGCCAATCCATGCCACGAAGCACGGCGTTGGTCCGTGCCCTTGCGCGCAGCTCCGCGGTGGCCGCCTGCCTGGTGGGCCTGCTGGTGCTGTTGGGCTGGGCGTTGGATGTCATGGTCCTCAAGTCCATGGGCGCGGCGATCCCCGCCATGCGCCCCAGCGCCGCGTTGGGGCTGCTGCTGGGTGGGGCCGCGCTGGGCCTGCGGCTGCCGGCCACGCCCTCACGCTTCCAACACCGGCTGGGCACCGCGCTCGCCCTGGCCACGGCCCTGCTGGGCG
The sequence above is drawn from the Corallococcus sp. NCRR genome and encodes:
- a CDS encoding DsbA family oxidoreductase, yielding MKTLHKPLQITVYQDVLCSWCYLADQRLEVLRQEFGDAVRWSVRPYPLRLHDVLPTEREVRGLVEEVKRAQREPDPTASLLSTDLWLGGDPPRSSVPALAALEAARLQGPQARAFLARSMQRAALEQGVNVSRSDVVFELASRVGLSMNQFSAAFRSEETRRLIYDEHRLAGSRGVRGVPTLVIGGRWMLCGLRESSEYREHILACLGKVAVPRSGSSERLVH
- a CDS encoding carboxypeptidase regulatory-like domain-containing protein; the encoded protein is MKHYIRAAGGAVLGLLAMACGDGGFTPDPGVRTEDAEAVDLENLRILVSGEARVFPEAAGMAAAPASLTGMALTVEEPLRVAVNDAAATFATGEVSEDGAFRITGVPVRDVHQGLAVGLVHEGLVRSTTLVYDTAFTGTRPRTDIIDARAWALPTAFVDQLGAAVGAPRLQGHTGDPAATLASAGFVLGRVVDVNGQPVSGARVALNRAELGDRVYYPSGDLTSVDTAGTAGHGLFLFVHSGAGVSSFQLSVEGTDTYVPRNIDVGPGLGVVLTVYPGRYAP